One window from the genome of Rhodocyclaceae bacterium encodes:
- a CDS encoding nuclear transport factor 2 family protein, protein MDTRAALARLESLYTGLTPARTGELREVYAADAWFRDPFNEVRGPEAIERIFVHMFRQVDSPRFVILERAIDGATAWLTWDLEYRASPGKPLRRIHGASQLRFDADGRVTYHRDYWDAAGELYESIPLLGSVLRLLRKRLGAG, encoded by the coding sequence ATGGACACGCGCGCGGCCCTGGCACGCCTGGAGTCGCTCTACACCGGGCTCACACCCGCGCGTACCGGCGAACTGCGCGAGGTCTATGCGGCCGATGCCTGGTTCCGCGACCCGTTCAACGAGGTCCGCGGCCCCGAGGCGATCGAGCGCATCTTCGTGCACATGTTCCGGCAGGTCGATTCACCGCGCTTCGTGATCCTGGAGCGCGCGATCGACGGCGCTACCGCCTGGCTGACCTGGGACCTCGAGTACCGGGCCAGCCCGGGCAAGCCACTGCGTCGCATCCACGGCGCGTCACAGCTGCGATTCGATGCCGACGGGCGCGTGACGTACCACCGCGACTACTGGGACGCAGCCGGAGAGCTGTACGAATCGATACCGCTGCTGGGCAGCGTGCTGCGCCTCCTCAGGAAGCGGCTCGGCGCCGGCTGA
- the rsmI gene encoding 16S rRNA (cytidine(1402)-2'-O)-methyltransferase: MQHEGKDPGRPAAEPGRLYVVATPIGNLGDLSPRARSILEAADWIAAEDTRVTRKLFSAGAAAPRGRMLPLHAHNERAQAERIVELLRGGASVALVSDAGTPAISDPGAGVVRAVRLAGQTVCAVPGPNAAITALSVSGLEPSAFLFCGFLPATGERRRSAIEAVRHVPAALVFYESPHRVVESLGDLCALLGGSRTVVIARELTKLFESVHVCPLSDAVGWIEADADRRRGEFVLVVDEPGAAPAAGDVETERVLAELLAELPASRAAHVASRLCGVPRDHAYKLALALKSR; encoded by the coding sequence ATGCAGCATGAAGGAAAAGATCCCGGCCGACCCGCCGCTGAGCCCGGCCGATTATATGTGGTGGCCACCCCGATCGGAAACCTGGGCGATCTATCGCCGCGGGCGCGGTCGATACTCGAAGCCGCCGACTGGATAGCCGCTGAGGATACTCGGGTCACGCGCAAGCTGTTCTCGGCAGGCGCGGCGGCACCGCGCGGGCGCATGCTGCCGCTCCATGCCCACAATGAACGTGCCCAGGCCGAACGGATCGTCGAGTTGCTTCGCGGGGGCGCGAGCGTCGCGCTGGTGAGCGATGCCGGGACGCCGGCCATCAGCGATCCCGGCGCGGGCGTGGTGCGCGCCGTGCGTCTGGCCGGCCAGACGGTGTGCGCCGTGCCGGGTCCCAATGCAGCGATCACGGCGCTGTCGGTCAGCGGGCTGGAGCCGTCCGCCTTCCTGTTCTGCGGTTTCCTGCCGGCTACCGGCGAGCGGCGGCGCAGCGCGATCGAGGCGGTACGCCATGTGCCAGCCGCGCTTGTCTTCTATGAGTCGCCGCATCGCGTCGTCGAGTCGCTGGGCGACCTGTGCGCGCTGCTCGGAGGCAGTCGCACGGTGGTCATCGCACGCGAGCTGACCAAGCTGTTCGAATCGGTCCATGTCTGTCCGCTGTCCGATGCGGTCGGCTGGATCGAGGCGGATGCCGACCGGCGCCGCGGCGAATTCGTGCTCGTGGTCGACGAACCGGGGGCGGCGCCCGCTGCCGGCGATGTCGAGACCGAGCGCGTGTTGGCTGAACTGCTCGCCGAACTGCCTGCGAGCCGGGCGGCGCATGTGGCTTCGCGCCTTTGCGGCGTGCCGCGCGACCATGCGTACAAGCTCGCGCTTGCGCTGAAGAGCCGCTAA
- a CDS encoding DUF3833 domain-containing protein, with protein sequence MLFAALVASATFAGCASVEPQAYSAEKPVLDLQTYFNGTLIGHGMFQSRSGKVERRFVVTIDAKWEGNVGTLDERFEWSDGEKQRRVWTITRTGAGTYTGTADDVVGTAEGRAAGNALYWAYTLALPVSGRTWHVRFDDWMYLIDDKVMLNTAVMSKWGIRLGQVTLSFSRK encoded by the coding sequence ATGCTGTTCGCCGCGCTGGTGGCATCTGCCACGTTCGCCGGATGTGCGTCGGTCGAACCGCAGGCCTACTCCGCCGAGAAGCCGGTGCTCGACCTGCAGACATATTTCAACGGCACGCTGATCGGACACGGCATGTTCCAGAGTCGGTCGGGCAAGGTCGAGCGGCGCTTCGTCGTGACCATCGATGCTAAGTGGGAGGGTAATGTCGGCACGCTCGACGAACGCTTCGAATGGTCGGATGGCGAGAAGCAGCGTCGGGTCTGGACGATCACCCGGACGGGCGCAGGGACGTATACCGGCACCGCCGATGACGTGGTCGGCACAGCCGAGGGCCGGGCGGCGGGTAACGCGCTCTACTGGGCCTATACGCTCGCGCTGCCGGTGTCCGGTCGCACCTGGCATGTCCGCTTCGACGACTGGATGTACCTGATCGACGACAAGGTGATGCTCAACACCGCGGTGATGAGCAAGTGGGGTATCCGGCTCGGCCAGGTCACGCTGAGCTTCAGCCGTAAATGA
- a CDS encoding DUF3429 domain-containing protein, with product MRDVPPAALWPGLAGLLPFLACALLPLATDAAWHPLAQQALVAYGAVILTFVGAIHWGIALMVPRHPASAACFGWSVVPALWGWLALFPSFIASLALLGTGFIVQLAVDYRAARALGLPAWYLALRSMLTLGVLLSLLLASLAAAIAS from the coding sequence TTGCGCGACGTTCCGCCAGCGGCGCTGTGGCCAGGGTTGGCCGGCCTGCTGCCGTTCCTGGCGTGCGCGTTGTTGCCGTTGGCGACCGACGCCGCGTGGCATCCGCTCGCGCAGCAGGCGCTGGTCGCCTACGGCGCGGTGATCCTGACCTTCGTCGGGGCCATCCACTGGGGCATTGCACTGATGGTGCCGCGGCATCCGGCCAGCGCGGCCTGCTTCGGCTGGTCGGTGGTTCCCGCCCTGTGGGGATGGCTCGCCTTGTTCCCGTCGTTCATCGCCTCGCTCGCGCTGCTCGGGACCGGCTTCATCGTGCAACTGGCCGTGGACTACCGCGCCGCTCGCGCGCTAGGCCTGCCCGCGTGGTACCTTGCGTTGCGCTCGATGCTGACATTGGGCGTGCTGCTGTCGCTGCTCCTCGCGTCGCTCGCGGCAGCGATCGCCAGCTGA
- the rsmH gene encoding 16S rRNA (cytosine(1402)-N(4))-methyltransferase RsmH encodes MNDGSRHAPVLLEAAVEALAVRQSGTYVDGTFGRGGHSRALLGRLGTAGRLFAFDQDPEAVECARQIIDERFHIDHASFDSIDKRLHARGIAAVDGILLDLGVSSPQLDTAARGFSFRHDGPLDMRMDTTKGETASAWLARATERDIRRVIREYGEERYAQSIAGAIVAARAQQPITRTGQLAALVASAVRTREPDKDPATRTFQALRIHVNQELARLEIALPKCIDMLDAGGRLVVISFHSLEDRIVKQAMRAAAQPSQPPLRLPLRASEMPAPLVARPAKAVRPDPAEIAANPRARSAVMRWVERLPPVLPTRGTAH; translated from the coding sequence GTGAACGATGGCTCGCGGCACGCCCCGGTGCTGCTGGAAGCCGCAGTCGAGGCGCTGGCAGTCAGGCAATCAGGAACCTACGTGGACGGTACCTTCGGACGCGGCGGCCACAGCCGTGCGCTGCTCGGGCGCCTCGGCACGGCTGGTCGGCTGTTCGCATTCGACCAGGATCCGGAGGCGGTCGAGTGCGCGCGGCAGATCATCGATGAACGCTTCCATATCGATCATGCGAGCTTCGACTCGATCGACAAGCGTCTGCATGCGCGCGGCATCGCCGCCGTCGACGGCATCCTGCTCGACCTCGGGGTGTCCTCGCCCCAGCTCGACACCGCCGCGCGGGGATTCAGCTTCAGGCATGACGGTCCGCTCGACATGCGGATGGATACGACGAAGGGTGAGACGGCCAGCGCGTGGCTTGCGCGCGCAACCGAACGCGACATCCGCAGGGTGATCAGGGAATATGGCGAAGAACGGTATGCTCAATCGATTGCAGGAGCGATTGTTGCGGCAAGAGCGCAGCAGCCGATCACTCGCACAGGTCAGCTTGCCGCACTCGTGGCGTCTGCGGTCCGCACGCGGGAACCTGACAAGGACCCGGCGACACGCACCTTTCAAGCTCTACGGATTCACGTCAATCAAGAGCTTGCGCGTCTCGAGATAGCGCTGCCGAAATGCATCGACATGCTCGATGCCGGCGGACGCCTCGTCGTGATCAGCTTCCATTCGCTGGAGGACCGTATCGTCAAGCAGGCGATGCGCGCCGCCGCTCAGCCGTCGCAGCCGCCGCTGCGCCTGCCGCTGCGCGCATCCGAGATGCCGGCACCGCTGGTCGCGCGACCGGCGAAGGCGGTTCGGCCCGATCCGGCAGAGATCGCCGCCAACCCTCGCGCGCGCAGTGCGGTGATGCGCTGGGTCGAGCGCCTGCCTCCGGTATTGCCGACGCGCGGCACGGCGCATTGA
- a CDS encoding penicillin-binding protein activator, producing MLHVVILALRRQVCGIRILVTSVLSAAALLASTVSPLAAQPQPPSPAGPSTAPTGARVVAILLPLDSPVFGTAATHVRNGIRAAWAHSAAKGRIDLRFIPVGDQPNDVIAIYNQALAAGAHAIVGPLIRDQVTALANALALGAQVPTLALNVADGDVRLARNLFLFGLSTEADARQVARLALRDGRRRALILTQPNQFSRRLQQAFIESFSEGGGAIAGQHAAVTDLASMNRMRAAAASQGADMIFIAADLPTARMARPFLDTQLPTYATSQLWSGPIDPNANIDLNGTRLLDMPWLLEPDHPAVMVFPRSQPVLAPENERLYAFGIDAYRLAELALERGIQPGLSLDGVTGRITLERSNWLVREPIPARVWQGQLVTGTERR from the coding sequence ATGCTGCATGTTGTAATCCTCGCATTGCGCCGCCAAGTCTGCGGCATCCGCATACTGGTGACCAGCGTGCTGTCGGCTGCCGCGCTGCTGGCGAGCACGGTATCGCCCCTGGCCGCCCAGCCCCAGCCGCCGTCTCCCGCCGGCCCGTCGACCGCCCCTACGGGCGCGCGGGTCGTGGCCATACTGCTGCCGCTCGACTCCCCCGTGTTCGGCACGGCGGCGACGCATGTACGCAACGGTATCCGGGCAGCGTGGGCGCACTCCGCAGCCAAGGGGCGCATCGACCTGCGCTTCATCCCGGTCGGCGACCAGCCGAACGATGTGATCGCCATCTACAACCAGGCGCTGGCCGCTGGCGCGCACGCGATCGTCGGACCGCTGATCCGCGACCAGGTCACCGCGCTGGCCAACGCGCTTGCTCTCGGTGCACAGGTGCCCACGCTGGCGCTCAACGTCGCCGACGGAGACGTGCGGCTGGCACGCAACCTCTTTCTGTTCGGCCTGTCGACCGAAGCCGATGCACGCCAGGTCGCGCGGTTAGCGCTGCGAGACGGCCGTCGACGTGCCCTGATCCTGACCCAGCCCAACCAGTTCTCCCGCCGTTTGCAGCAGGCCTTCATAGAGTCGTTTTCCGAGGGGGGCGGCGCGATCGCGGGCCAGCACGCGGCAGTCACCGACCTGGCGTCGATGAACCGGATGCGCGCAGCCGCGGCCAGCCAGGGCGCAGACATGATCTTCATTGCGGCCGACCTGCCGACAGCGCGCATGGCGCGCCCGTTCCTCGACACGCAACTGCCGACCTATGCAACGTCGCAGCTGTGGTCGGGCCCGATCGACCCGAACGCCAACATCGACCTGAACGGCACCCGCCTGCTCGACATGCCGTGGCTGCTGGAACCGGACCATCCCGCGGTGATGGTGTTCCCGCGCAGCCAGCCCGTACTCGCGCCGGAGAACGAGCGCCTCTATGCGTTCGGCATCGATGCCTATCGGCTCGCCGAACTGGCGCTCGAGCGCGGCATCCAGCCCGGCCTCTCGCTCGACGGGGTCACGGGGCGAATCACCCTCGAGCGAAGCAACTGGCTGGTGCGCGAGCCGATCCCGGCGCGGGTCTGGCAGGGGCAGCTCGTGACGGGCACCGAACGCCGGTAA
- a CDS encoding phosphoheptose isomerase produces the protein MEPKELLERIAARFEESARLKREVAPMLAEPILAAGRAMAATLAAGGRVLACGNGGSAADAQHFAAELLNRFECERPPLAAIALTTDSSTLTSIANDYDYRQVFSKQVRALGRGGDVLLAISTSGNSPNVLAAIEAARAAGMRVVALTGRDGGSIGRSLADGDIELRVPHPSTAHVQEIHILALHCVCDAIDQIMFPEEAQ, from the coding sequence ATGGAACCCAAGGAACTGCTCGAACGTATCGCTGCGCGATTCGAGGAAAGCGCCCGCCTGAAGCGGGAAGTCGCTCCGATGCTCGCAGAGCCCATCCTCGCCGCAGGTCGCGCGATGGCCGCGACACTGGCGGCCGGCGGACGCGTACTGGCCTGCGGCAACGGCGGATCTGCGGCCGATGCCCAGCATTTCGCGGCGGAGCTGCTCAACCGCTTCGAGTGCGAACGCCCGCCGCTGGCCGCCATCGCGCTGACCACGGACAGCTCGACGCTGACCTCCATCGCGAACGACTACGACTACCGGCAGGTGTTCTCCAAGCAGGTGCGGGCGCTGGGACGCGGCGGCGACGTGTTGCTGGCAATCTCGACCTCGGGCAATTCGCCCAACGTGCTCGCCGCGATCGAGGCCGCACGCGCGGCCGGGATGCGCGTGGTCGCACTGACAGGCCGAGACGGCGGCAGCATCGGGCGCAGCCTGGCCGATGGCGACATCGAGCTGCGCGTACCGCACCCGAGCACCGCACACGTGCAGGAAATCCACATCCTCGCGCTGCACTGCGTCTGCGATGCGATCGATCAGATCATGTTTCCCGAGGAGGCACAATGA
- the mraZ gene encoding division/cell wall cluster transcriptional repressor MraZ, protein MFRGVAQLSMDGKGRLAIPTKYRDALLAQGDGRLVVTADPSRCLLLYTLPEWEPIYDQLMKLPSFDDRVRGLQRLIGGYADDVEMDAQGRILVSPALREFASLSRAVTLVGQGRKFEMWDSGRWSEQSARVSGFPGGGMPPGLEGFSL, encoded by the coding sequence GTGTTTCGAGGTGTCGCACAGCTCAGCATGGACGGCAAGGGCCGGCTGGCGATCCCGACGAAGTATCGCGATGCGCTGCTCGCGCAGGGTGACGGCCGCCTGGTCGTCACCGCCGACCCCAGCCGTTGCCTGCTGCTGTACACGCTGCCCGAATGGGAGCCGATCTACGACCAGCTGATGAAGCTGCCGAGTTTCGACGACCGCGTGCGCGGGCTGCAGCGGCTGATCGGCGGTTACGCCGACGATGTCGAGATGGACGCGCAGGGCCGCATCCTGGTCAGCCCGGCGCTGCGCGAGTTCGCGTCGCTCTCGCGTGCGGTGACCCTGGTCGGTCAGGGTCGCAAGTTCGAGATGTGGGACAGCGGGCGCTGGAGCGAACAGAGCGCGCGCGTCTCCGGATTTCCCGGGGGCGGCATGCCGCCCGGGCTGGAGGGCTTTTCGCTGTGA
- a CDS encoding YraN family protein has translation MARTTRQADGHEGEDQAAAHLAGAGLRVLSRNWRCRAGELDIVARDADGTLVFVEVRRRASAAFGGAAASITPAKQLRLARAAELYRQVMRCTQQPCRFDVVLIESGRLEWIRDAFQPGV, from the coding sequence ATGGCGCGTACCACCCGTCAGGCGGATGGCCACGAAGGCGAAGACCAGGCCGCCGCGCACCTTGCCGGGGCCGGCCTGCGCGTGCTGTCGCGCAACTGGCGATGCCGTGCGGGTGAACTGGACATCGTCGCGCGCGATGCGGACGGCACACTGGTGTTCGTCGAGGTGCGACGACGGGCATCGGCGGCCTTCGGCGGCGCGGCAGCCAGCATCACCCCGGCCAAGCAGCTGCGGCTCGCCCGCGCCGCAGAGCTCTACCGACAGGTGATGCGCTGCACACAACAGCCCTGCCGCTTCGATGTCGTGCTGATCGAGTCGGGGCGACTCGAATGGATCCGCGACGCGTTCCAGCCCGGCGTCTGA
- a CDS encoding BON domain-containing protein → MNRRLAALTIALTGLAAGGCVPLMVGGVATGILVADDRRSSGTVVDDQNIELRLANEISTQFGKVSNANVTSYNRVVLITGEATTEQVRAGIDKVVRAQAGVRHVQNELQIAGPSSLTARSNDSFITGRVKARIVDNQARGKDPRVQANHVKVVTEAGVVYLMGLLTAAEADQAAEIARTTSGVARVVRVFELIKRAPVEPAAAPPK, encoded by the coding sequence ATGAACCGACGCCTGGCTGCACTTACCATTGCGCTCACCGGCCTTGCTGCCGGCGGCTGCGTACCGCTGATGGTCGGGGGCGTCGCGACCGGCATACTCGTCGCCGACGACCGGCGCAGCAGCGGCACCGTCGTCGACGACCAGAACATCGAACTGCGCCTGGCCAATGAGATCAGCACGCAGTTCGGCAAGGTCTCCAACGCCAACGTGACATCCTACAACCGCGTCGTTCTGATCACTGGCGAAGCCACCACCGAGCAGGTCCGTGCCGGCATCGACAAGGTCGTGCGGGCGCAGGCGGGCGTACGCCACGTCCAGAACGAGCTGCAGATCGCGGGACCCAGCTCGCTCACCGCGCGCAGCAACGACTCGTTCATCACCGGCCGGGTGAAGGCGCGCATCGTCGACAACCAGGCCAGGGGCAAGGATCCGCGGGTGCAGGCCAACCACGTGAAGGTGGTGACCGAAGCCGGCGTCGTGTATCTGATGGGGCTGCTCACCGCCGCAGAAGCCGACCAGGCCGCCGAGATCGCGCGCACCACCAGCGGCGTGGCCCGCGTGGTGCGCGTGTTCGAACTGATCAAGCGAGCGCCGGTGGAACCGGCAGCGGCACCGCCGAAGTGA
- a CDS encoding SDR family NAD(P)-dependent oxidoreductase: MLNAPIRDWKGRRVWLIGASSGIGHALAKVLIARGAKVAVSARNGAALHELAASTRPSNVLALPLDATRVDQLEAALREMTDAWGGIDMAIFLQGTHEPVRAWTLDSAVAHRLVDTNLLSVLDSLAVVLPQMLRQGSGGIAICSSVAGYRGLPTSLVYGATKAALINLAETLYLDLSPRGIGVWIVNPGFVRTPLTDRNEFPMPALISADEAATHIVDGLASGRFEIHFPKRFTRWLRLFRLLPYGLYFRLVRRFTGL, from the coding sequence ATGTTGAATGCCCCGATCAGGGACTGGAAAGGCAGGCGAGTCTGGCTGATCGGCGCGAGCAGCGGCATCGGTCACGCGCTCGCGAAGGTGTTGATCGCCCGCGGCGCGAAGGTTGCTGTGTCGGCGCGCAACGGCGCCGCGCTGCATGAACTCGCCGCGTCCACCCGGCCGTCGAACGTACTGGCGCTGCCGCTCGATGCAACGCGCGTCGATCAGCTCGAGGCGGCGCTGCGCGAGATGACGGATGCGTGGGGTGGCATCGATATGGCGATTTTCCTGCAGGGGACCCACGAGCCGGTGCGCGCCTGGACACTGGACTCCGCGGTCGCGCATCGGCTGGTCGATACCAACCTGCTGTCGGTCCTCGATTCGCTGGCGGTCGTGCTGCCGCAGATGCTGCGCCAGGGCAGCGGCGGCATCGCGATCTGCTCGTCGGTCGCCGGCTACCGCGGGTTGCCGACCAGTCTGGTGTACGGCGCCACGAAGGCCGCGCTGATCAACCTGGCGGAGACGCTGTACCTCGACCTGTCGCCACGTGGCATCGGCGTGTGGATCGTGAATCCAGGCTTCGTCAGGACGCCGCTGACCGACCGCAACGAGTTCCCGATGCCGGCGCTGATCAGTGCCGACGAAGCCGCGACGCATATCGTCGATGGCCTTGCCAGCGGCCGCTTCGAGATCCACTTCCCGAAGCGGTTCACGCGCTGGCTGCGCCTGTTCCGCCTGCTGCCCTACGGACTGTACTTCCGGCTGGTGCGGCGCTTCACCGGGTTGTGA
- the ftsL gene encoding cell division protein FtsL, translating into MTRVNLILLALLLASALGTVAAQHEARRLFAELDREEVTQRRLETEFRQLQLEQSTWAMHARIEKVALAQLKMQMPSPAKVQVVARGEPGKSAALPPVRTAR; encoded by the coding sequence ATGACCCGGGTCAACCTCATTCTGCTCGCGCTGCTGCTCGCTTCCGCGCTGGGCACGGTCGCGGCGCAGCACGAGGCGCGGCGCCTGTTCGCCGAGCTCGACCGCGAGGAGGTGACACAGCGCCGGCTCGAGACCGAATTCCGGCAACTTCAGCTCGAACAGAGCACCTGGGCGATGCATGCGCGCATCGAGAAGGTCGCGCTGGCACAGCTGAAGATGCAGATGCCGTCGCCTGCGAAGGTGCAGGTGGTCGCGCGCGGCGAGCCGGGCAAGTCGGCGGCCCTGCCGCCGGTGCGGACGGCCCGATGA
- a CDS encoding MFS transporter, with the protein MTALPINILLPAFYNARTGLSLSVIGVVFFLTRLIDAVVDPLLGAWVDVQKQRASYLPPVLIGAPVLAIGFALLLVPPAGMGEVASAGWLAATLATAYIGYSLAIVAYQAWGSELANDDAGRARITGAREGAGLVGVLAGAVLPQVIGMAAMVAVFLAALGATVYLLARCAPRPSPAGVPAAGPRSNPFSAFVVPLASGRFRWLLLVFALNAIAPSITATVFQFFVADRLGLAGYVPAFLALYFIAGAVSMPLWMKLATRFSLHVVWLAGMVAAVAAFVWAYWLDAGAVWGFAAICVLSGFAFGADLALPPALLARVIDANGHGSQREGAYFGLWNFVNKLTLAVAGGIALPLLEGLGYVAGSQDAIALSALAFTYAIVPCALKLVAAALLWSAWRNARF; encoded by the coding sequence ATGACCGCGCTGCCGATCAATATCCTTTTGCCGGCGTTCTACAACGCGCGTACGGGGCTTTCGCTCTCGGTGATCGGGGTTGTGTTCTTCCTCACCCGGTTGATCGACGCCGTCGTCGATCCGCTGCTCGGGGCATGGGTCGATGTGCAGAAGCAGCGCGCGTCCTACCTGCCGCCCGTGCTGATCGGTGCGCCGGTTCTGGCCATCGGATTCGCTTTGCTGCTGGTGCCGCCTGCGGGCATGGGCGAGGTGGCAAGTGCAGGCTGGCTTGCCGCCACGCTGGCTACCGCGTACATCGGCTACTCGCTGGCGATCGTCGCCTACCAGGCCTGGGGCTCCGAACTTGCCAATGACGATGCAGGTCGTGCGCGAATCACCGGTGCGCGGGAAGGCGCGGGGCTCGTTGGCGTACTGGCTGGCGCGGTGCTGCCGCAGGTGATCGGCATGGCTGCGATGGTGGCGGTGTTCCTGGCCGCGCTGGGGGCTACCGTATACCTGCTCGCGCGTTGCGCGCCGCGGCCATCGCCGGCCGGCGTGCCCGCTGCGGGCCCGCGGTCCAACCCGTTCTCTGCCTTCGTCGTGCCACTGGCGAGCGGACGCTTCCGCTGGCTGTTGCTGGTATTCGCACTGAACGCCATCGCGCCGTCGATCACCGCGACCGTGTTCCAGTTCTTCGTCGCCGACCGACTCGGGCTGGCCGGTTACGTTCCTGCCTTCCTGGCGCTCTACTTCATCGCCGGCGCGGTCAGCATGCCGTTGTGGATGAAACTGGCCACCCGATTCAGCCTGCACGTGGTCTGGCTGGCCGGCATGGTGGCTGCGGTGGCCGCCTTCGTCTGGGCTTACTGGCTGGACGCGGGCGCGGTGTGGGGCTTTGCGGCGATCTGCGTCCTGTCGGGCTTCGCGTTCGGTGCCGATCTCGCGCTGCCACCGGCGCTCCTGGCCCGGGTCATCGATGCCAACGGCCATGGCAGCCAGCGCGAAGGCGCCTACTTCGGTCTGTGGAATTTCGTGAACAAGCTGACCCTTGCGGTTGCCGGCGGCATCGCCCTGCCGCTGCTGGAGGGGTTGGGCTACGTCGCCGGTTCGCAGGATGCCATAGCGCTGTCCGCGCTGGCGTTCACCTATGCGATCGTTCCCTGTGCATTGAAGCTGGTCGCGGCCGCGCTGCTCTGGTCCGCCTGGCGCAACGCCCGTTTCTGA
- the pyrC gene encoding dihydroorotase, which translates to MDRIELTRPDDWHLHLRDGEYLPAVLPHTVRQFARAIVMPNLRPPVTTTAMALAYRERIMAALPAGSRFEPLMTLYLTDRTTAAEIDTAVASGVVKGVKYYPAGATTNSDSGVTDVDRARPALEAMQRLGLPLLVHGEVTDTSVDLFDRERAFIDRVLAPLVRDMPGLRVVMEHITTRDAVSFVESCGPEVAATLTPHHLLMNRNAIFVGGIRPHYYCLPVLKREVHRQALMDAAASGNPKFFLGTDSAPHARHTKETDCGCAGCFNAHAALELYAEAFDRAGALDRFEAFASFHGPDYYRLPRNTGKVVLVRESWDAPLEYPYGADTLVPLRAGEPLQWRQLPEA; encoded by the coding sequence ATCGACCGCATCGAGCTGACCCGTCCGGACGACTGGCACCTGCACCTTCGCGACGGCGAGTACCTGCCTGCAGTGCTTCCCCACACCGTGCGCCAGTTCGCCCGCGCGATCGTGATGCCCAACCTGCGCCCGCCGGTGACCACCACCGCCATGGCGCTTGCATACCGCGAACGCATCATGGCTGCGCTGCCGGCTGGCAGTCGGTTCGAGCCGCTGATGACGCTCTACCTGACCGATCGCACCACGGCTGCGGAGATCGACACCGCCGTGGCCTCCGGCGTCGTGAAAGGGGTGAAGTACTACCCGGCAGGCGCGACGACAAACTCCGATTCCGGCGTGACCGATGTCGACCGCGCGCGGCCTGCGCTCGAGGCGATGCAGCGCCTCGGCCTGCCGCTGCTCGTGCATGGCGAAGTCACCGACACGAGCGTCGATCTGTTCGACCGAGAACGCGCGTTCATCGACCGCGTGCTGGCGCCGCTGGTTCGCGACATGCCGGGGTTGCGCGTGGTGATGGAGCACATCACCACGCGCGACGCTGTGTCCTTCGTCGAGTCCTGTGGCCCGGAGGTTGCCGCGACGCTCACGCCTCACCATCTGCTGATGAACCGCAACGCCATTTTCGTCGGTGGCATCCGGCCGCACTACTACTGCCTGCCGGTACTCAAGCGCGAGGTGCACCGCCAGGCGCTGATGGACGCGGCCGCGTCGGGTAACCCGAAGTTCTTCCTCGGCACCGACAGCGCGCCGCACGCACGGCACACCAAGGAGACCGACTGCGGTTGCGCCGGCTGCTTCAACGCGCATGCTGCACTGGAACTGTATGCCGAAGCCTTCGACCGGGCCGGTGCGCTCGACCGGTTCGAGGCGTTCGCGAGCTTCCATGGCCCCGACTACTACCGGCTGCCGCGCAATACCGGCAAGGTGGTGCTGGTGCGGGAAAGCTGGGATGCGCCGTTGGAGTATCCATACGGGGCGGATACGCTGGTACCCCTGCGGGCGGGCGAGCCTTTGCAATGGCGGCAACTGCCCGAGGCCTGA